Genomic DNA from Candidatus Koribacter versatilis Ellin345:
CGGTGAGTTTGAACGTCTTCCCGATAACCGCGTTGAACTGGTGATTGCCGGGGCCGGTATACATGTTGCGCGGACCGACGGCCCAGTTGCATCCGATCGCTCCCTGGCAAGGCGCTTCCGGAACCTGGCTCGAACCGCCGACACCCGGCATTCCGAAGCCAGGAGCTGCGACGAGCGAGCCGGCATTCAGGTAATTGAAGACGCCTCCACCAGCGTAGGTTGATGAATTGGCGAAGCCGTCGCGTTCACCACCCGTCGGCAAGTAGCGCGGACACTGGCTGATTCCGTTGGTGCAGTCATAGACCGAAAACGGGTAGCCGGTATGGTAGGTGATCAGGGGAGAAAAGCTCCACCCACCGAGCGCCTGGCGAACGAACGCATTGCTCGCGTTCTTCATCCAGGGCAGGTCCCAGACTGCGCTAACCGCGATGCGGTGACGGACGTCGAACTCGGAATTGCCGGTGTCGAGTTGCGGAGCATAGTAGTTTTCGTAACCGAGTTGGAACGCGCCGTTGTTGCCTTCGCTAAAGGTTGAGCTCAAGTTGTCAATCGAGTGTGACCACGTCCAGTTGAAGTTGAGCTGCAGACCTTTGTTGAAGAGATTGTTGGTGGTGAAGCGTGTGTTCAGGCCGTTGTAGCGCGAGAATCCGCGGCTGCCACGGCTGTTGATGTTCGAATACTGCTGGTTCAGGCGGCATCCGGGATAACACGCAACTCCAGAGTGATAGGTAGCAGGATCGAAGTAATCACCGTAGCCAGCATACCCCGGGAAAAACACGTTCGTGTTGCCGATGTCATACAGGTGAACGCCGTTCGAGCCGCTGTATTCAAAGGCAACCAGGCTATTTTTTAGTACCTCGCGTTCCAGCGATAGGCTGCGGAACTCGGTGTACGCGTTGTCAATGTTGGGCTGCACGGCACGCAGAGTGGTTGGAGGAAGAACTACGCTGCCGCTGCTGCCGGAGAGAGGCCCGAAGTTGTCGAGCGTCACGGGCGTGTTCACTGCATTCAGAACTGCGTAATTCGGTGGGTTCTGAATGACATTGAAGGTCACGTTGCCAAAGTTCCGCTCGTAGCTCATGCCCCAACCACCGCGTATCGCCGTTTTGCCATCACCGAAGACGTCCCAGGCGAAGCCGAGGCGCGGACCCCAGTTGTGTTTGGAAGGCTCCCAGAGAGAGCCGACCGGGCTCTGATTGGCAATCTGCACGGTCCCGTTCTCAACCTGGATCGGCAGCGTCGCACCGGACCCTTCGTAGAAGTTGGAATCGAGCGAGGGATCGGCATTGTGCTGCACACCGTAGTACTCCCAGCGCACGCCGTAGTTGAGCGTCAAGCGGCTGGTTACTTTCCAGGAATCCTGGAGGTAGAACGCGCCGTCGTTGAAGCGATTGTTACGCGAGAAGCTCGGTGCGCCTGCCGGAAGAGAGATGTTGTCTCCGGGGAACGCTCCGCGAGGGTCAACCGCGACTTGCATGTTCGCGATGTTGCCGGCGACTAGGTTGTAAATGCCGGCGGTGTTGCCGCGATAAGTATTTCCACCCGCGGTCACGGGTGCGCCCGTGCTGAGATACTGCACAGCGTTTTCATAAGCGCCGAAGGTGCGGTTATCGCGAATGTGAATGTACTGTCCGCCAAAACGCAGCTGGTGACGACCTTTCGTCCATGAGACATCCTGGAAGAATTGATAGAGGTTCTGCGGGCCGCCGAATGGAATTGAGTTACCTGGCGTGAATTCGCTATATCCGGGGAAAATCAGCGAGTATCCGCCGGAGGTGGGCACGCCTTGCGAGGAGACGTACATCGTTGGCCCCACGGGCTGGGTTCCGAGCGGTTGCAGCAAGTTCAGTCGGTTGAAATCAAACTTCGACTGGCTCACGATGTTGGGAGTGAACACGTGCGTCATGTTGATAAGCACGTTGTTGTTGAAGATGTTCTGGCCGGTATCGAATCCCTCGGAGTACGGGCTGCTGTTGACGGTCCCGTTGAAATCCTCTTCGTGGTATCCAGCGTAGCGGCCGAAGAAGGTGGTTTTGTCGGTCATGTTGTAGTCGAAGCGGTTGACGGTCATCCAGGTGTTTTCCGGAAGGCCGCCACCTGCCTCTGCGGGCGCCGTGTACGACAACTGTTGGGTGAACGGCGAGCCATTGGGCAACGGTCCGCCATTGCTCGCGAGCAGAGGGGAGCACAGAGCATCGGCTGCGCATGAGGTAGAGCCGAGCAAAGTCGCGTTCGAGCGCACGTCAGCATACGACAGCGCAGCTACCGAGTTCGGAGCCAGGTTCGGGAACATCGCAGGATCAATGATCGAGACGATCTGGTTCGAACTGCTGCGGACCCGGATCCATTCGGTGTTGGAGAAGAAGAACAGTTTGTTCTTGATGATTGGCCCACCCACCGAATATCCGAACTGATTGCGCGTGAACGTGGACTTGGGGATATCGTTGGTGTCGTTCTCCCAGGTGTTCGCCGCCAGCGCAGATATGCGGTTGAACTCATACGCGGTGCCATGGAAGGCATTGGCGCCAGATTTGGTAGCGACGTTCAGGACGCCGCCGCCCGCGCGGCCATATTCTGCGGTGAAGTTGCTGGTGACAACGCGAAATTCCTGCACGGAATCGAGCGGAACCTGCTGCCCGACGGAAGCGGTGAACATATCGACATTTTCACCACCGTCTAACAGTACATCGGTTGATGCTGAGCGCTGACCGTTGATCGAGAAGCCTGCACCGCGCATGGTACCGGTGGTGTCTTCTGTCACGTTGCCGGCGGTGGCAACGAGGTCGTATGGATTGCGGGTGAGAGTTGGGAGTTCGGTGATCTGCGCGCCGCTCACGACCGATGAAAGCGTCTGGGTTTCGGTGTTCACCGCGGCGCCGCCTGATTCCGCGGTCACTTCGACGGTAGTACCGCCGCCCATCACACTCATCTGCGCCGAAAGTTCATTTCTTGATCCGACGGTCACCGCGATCCTGCGGGTGTATTTGGTGAAGCCTTGCTTGTCGATCACGACTTCGTACATCGACGGTTTGAGGTTGGAAACCGTGTAGGAACCATCGTTATTGGTGGTAGCGGTTCGCTGCGCGCCCGTATTCACGTCCGTCACTGTCACCGTCGCTCCGCCGACAACTGCGCCGGAAACATCCACGACGGTGCCTGTGATCAAACCTGTCTCCGCCTGACCAAACAACATGGCGGAACACAGAAATAGCAGCGCGCACAGAAGTGTGTACCTTGCTCTTGATCCGATCATGCATCATCCTTTCGCGGCGTGAGAGTAGGCCCCACACCCCTCGGGCGACGATGCAAATCGAGCGCCACATCGAAATCCCCAGTGATTTCGGGCATTTCGTCAATTGCGAAGCTCTGCTGTGTTATGACTTTTCAGAAGAGCACAAAGGGACTTCATCCCGAAGGTTCGAACATGCAGCCCATGCCGAGGAACGTGCGGCGCACAACCATCCGACTTCATCCCTTTCATAGAATCAATCTACGATTTACTGGATTCCATAGAACTGTGGGGCACGTTGTTGCCGGGACGAAACGTGCTACGAATATTTCCATCCCTCAGTCTCACTGGCTCGTCAAACAACAAGGCATTCGCTCACAGAAGCGCGCTAGGGTTACGCTATCGCGGGGAATTCGTTATGAGAAGTTACAGATACGTTCTTCTTCTATTCATTTGTTCGGTTGCGTCGATGAGAGCATTTGCGGGCGATGCGCCCGCGCCCGTCGTCGTTGAGCTGTTCACTTCAGAGGGATGCTCAAGTTGTCCGCCAGCGGATCAGTTGCTAGCGGACCTTGTCGCTGCGAATGCGCCTGGACGACCTGAGGTGATTGCGCTTGGTGAACACGTGGATTACTGGAACCACGATGGGTGGACCGACCGCTTCTCTTCGCGACAATTCACTGACCGTCAAAACAACTATGCGCAGAAATTCAAGCTGGATTCTCCCTTCACGCCACAGATGGTGATTGATGGAAATCAGCAGGTGAGTGCAAACGATAAGTCTGCAGTCGTGCACGCGATCCTCGCTGCCGCACAGCAGGCGCCCTCGGCGAAGGTGAACCTGCGCCTCAGCTCCGCCGCGCGTCTCAACGTCGAAGTTCAGTCCGACCATCACTCCGACGACATCTTCCTGGTAATCACCGAAGACGGACTCAAGACAGAAGTGCGCAACGG
This window encodes:
- a CDS encoding TonB-dependent receptor, which gives rise to MITGTVVDVSGAVVGGATVTVTDVNTGAQRTATTNNDGSYTVSNLKPSMYEVVIDKQGFTKYTRRIAVTVGSRNELSAQMSVMGGGTTVEVTAESGGAAVNTETQTLSSVVSGAQITELPTLTRNPYDLVATAGNVTEDTTGTMRGAGFSINGQRSASTDVLLDGGENVDMFTASVGQQVPLDSVQEFRVVTSNFTAEYGRAGGGVLNVATKSGANAFHGTAYEFNRISALAANTWENDTNDIPKSTFTRNQFGYSVGGPIIKNKLFFFSNTEWIRVRSSSNQIVSIIDPAMFPNLAPNSVAALSYADVRSNATLLGSTSCAADALCSPLLASNGGPLPNGSPFTQQLSYTAPAEAGGGLPENTWMTVNRFDYNMTDKTTFFGRYAGYHEEDFNGTVNSSPYSEGFDTGQNIFNNNVLINMTHVFTPNIVSQSKFDFNRLNLLQPLGTQPVGPTMYVSSQGVPTSGGYSLIFPGYSEFTPGNSIPFGGPQNLYQFFQDVSWTKGRHQLRFGGQYIHIRDNRTFGAYENAVQYLSTGAPVTAGGNTYRGNTAGIYNLVAGNIANMQVAVDPRGAFPGDNISLPAGAPSFSRNNRFNDGAFYLQDSWKVTSRLTLNYGVRWEYYGVQHNADPSLDSNFYEGSGATLPIQVENGTVQIANQSPVGSLWEPSKHNWGPRLGFAWDVFGDGKTAIRGGWGMSYERNFGNVTFNVIQNPPNYAVLNAVNTPVTLDNFGPLSGSSGSVVLPPTTLRAVQPNIDNAYTEFRSLSLEREVLKNSLVAFEYSGSNGVHLYDIGNTNVFFPGYAGYGDYFDPATYHSGVACYPGCRLNQQYSNINSRGSRGFSRYNGLNTRFTTNNLFNKGLQLNFNWTWSHSIDNLSSTFSEGNNGAFQLGYENYYAPQLDTGNSEFDVRHRIAVSAVWDLPWMKNASNAFVRQALGGWSFSPLITYHTGYPFSVYDCTNGISQCPRYLPTGGERDGFANSSTYAGGGVFNYLNAGSLVAAPGFGMPGVGGSSQVPEAPCQGAIGCNWAVGPRNMYTGPGNHQFNAVIGKTFKLTERFNLQFRGEMYNVFNNHNYFLLTSNADVSSGALGSPFFVQAVKGGFGNPTDERRNVQFGLKLIF
- a CDS encoding DUF1223 domain-containing protein, encoding MRSYRYVLLLFICSVASMRAFAGDAPAPVVVELFTSEGCSSCPPADQLLADLVAANAPGRPEVIALGEHVDYWNHDGWTDRFSSRQFTDRQNNYAQKFKLDSPFTPQMVIDGNQQVSANDKSAVVHAILAAAQQAPSAKVNLRLSSAARLNVEVQSDHHSDDIFLVITEDGLKTEVRNGENKGRTLTHVAVVHRLEKIGSLSKEGFSKEINLALDKSWNPKSTRAVVFVQEKNSGAIIGSASVPLASN